The sequence ACTGGTCTCCCTGTTGTTTAGCTTGATAGTGGAGTACATCGGGATTGCCTTCTTTTGGCCGGAACTGGGAGCCGAGCACAGCCGTGCGGTGATGGTGACGGAAAGCGGTTATTTCTCTGAAGGGTTTACCCGTAGTTTGTTGCTGTCTGCGCCGGTGACCACGGTGAGTACCTGGATAACCGTTGGCTACCAGTGGCTGTTTGTGAACAGTGGTTTTCTGGGGTGGCTCCAGTCAGCGCAGTCAAGTAACAGCGGTAATGCCCTGACGGATGGCCTCAATGTCAGTGGAGCCTGGTTGATACAGGTGGCGCGTGAATACCTGATGGCCTCGATGTATGTCACGCTGGTTTTCCTGATGCGTGTCACCATTCTGGTGTTGTCGGTGCCGCTGTTTGTTCTGGTGGCCCTGGTGGGAATCGTAGACGGGATGGTGAGGCGTGACCTACGTCGCTATGGTGCTGGGTATGAGTCGAGTTTTCTGTATCACCATGCCAAGCGGTTTGTGAAACCGGCAGTCTATATTCCCTGCATCCTCTATCTGTCCGCACCGTTCTCAGTGTATCCGAACCTGCTGTTGCTGCCTGCTGCGCTGCTGATGGGGCTGGCGATATCGGTGACGATGGGGTCATTCAAAAAGTATTTGTGATTGCTGATAAAGGTCTAATTCGACAGGATTATTGTACATCTTCGGTATAGGAAGTTGGGGAGGTATCCGTGGTAGTACTCGCCTGGCAAGAGCATGGGGCGCAACTTTAAATTTTTTCACTTCTTGATTTGCGCATTAAATTTATGTAAAAATCATGAAGTGCCCATAAATGAAGAGTAGTCACAATGAATATACCAAAGTGTAAGATAACAATTCAGGATGCTTCAGTAACGCGACTGTCTCAGATGGGTATCGATCCGGATGATGTTCATAACGCGATTACAAGTGCTCTTTATGAGCGTCGCCGAACGAGTAAGCTACATCCAGTGATTGATGGCGGTTTTAGATTTTGGAGTCAGTTCGTAGCTGCATTGCGCGGTGAGTTGATCGCAAAAGATCTTGGCTGGAGCTCTTCGCGACAAAATCGCATGGAGATGATTCACAACTCTAAATTAGGGATTAACCTGGTAGTTACTGCCGGAGATAAAGATACTGGGCAGTCGGAAGGATGGCCAAAAACAAAAAACGCAAAAGGCGAGGCTACCATGAGTATTGTGAGCAGCAACTCAGATACTCTTGAATTATTTCCAGTAGAACATCCGATGTTTTCTAATGATGGACTTGGATTAGAACCTCCTCAAGCAGTAGATACTACACAGACATACATCGTTCTTTATTACTATGATAGTGGAAATAAAGAGGTACGTTGCGAAATTTCATTTCCTGTTGGAATGAAAGTGGTCAATGGGTTTGCTCGGGTAAATACTTGGGGCGAGAGAATAATATTAAATTCTGTTCCGTTTGATGGTGGTGAAATTATTCAGGATGAAGATTTCATCGAAGAAATTGATATTGACGTTGTAAGAATATGAAAGAATTAGATTCCGAGAATAGAAAATTATTTAATCCTTCCAGGCTGCGTTTAGCTAGGATCAGGAGGAAGATGACCCTGAAAGAGTTAGCTGAGGCTACAGGGTTGTCTTCACGTATTATTATTGAGTATGAAAAGGAGTATTGTTTGTATGCTCCAACTGACGCAACCATTTCAGCCTATGTTAATGCGCTTAAGTACCCGGAATCTTTCTTTTTTGGCGATGATATTGAAAGCATAAACCCCAACACAGTTTCCTTCCGTTCACTTAGGAAAACTAAAGCAGCGGAGCAGCATGCTGCAATAGGTGTCGGTGGACTTGGTGTCATGGTTAGTAACTATTTTGATGAAAAATTCAAGTTACCTGCAGTTGATGTTCCAGATATGAGAGGGAGTGAGCCAGAGACAGCCGCTGAGTCTTTAAGAGAAGCATGGGGACTTGGGAAGAAAAGTATAGGAAATGTGATACATCTCCTTGAAAAACATGGGGCTAAAGTCTTTTTCCTTGCAGAGGACACCGCTGATATAGATGCCTTTTCTTTTTGGAAAGACGGTATTCCGTATGTGTTTCTGAATACAAAAAAGACAGGTGAAAGAAGTAGGTTTGACGCTGCACATGAATTGGGTCATTTGGTCTTGCATAGGCATGGAATACCTCAGGGACAGGATGTTGAGAAGGAAGCAGACTCCTTCGCATCGTGCTTCTTAATGCCTAAAGAAAATATACTAGCGGCAAAACTTGCATTTCCTACATTAGATAAAATAATTCAGCTTAAAGCTAATTGGCGTGTATCTGCTATGGCCTTGATCGTTCGAATGAGAAATGCAGGCGCATTAAGTGACTGGCAATATAATAGTTTGATGAGAGATGCCTCTGTAAAAGGTTATAGAACAGGAGAGCCTGGTGGGATTGAGCGGGAGCGTTCACTGATTATAGAGAAGGTTATAGAAAACCTGAGTTTAGATGGAATTTCTATGGCGGTGATAGCTAACACCCTAAATATTCCTATAGATGAACTTTCAAATTTATTATTTGGCGTATCTATAGTTCAGGGATCTGGAGGGCAGTCCTCAAAAAGCAAAGCTGCCTTACGACTAGTCTAGTAATAATATTTAAATTAAATCGCTTTATGGGCTAATGTTGCATTATTAAATAACATTTGCGGGATATAGCAATGAACCTCATCATTATAATGATGAGGTTTTATATGTTAAGCTTTGCGGGCGAATTTTAATCACTCTCGATAATATCTCCATTTTATCAAAACACCCAAAGTAATAGTCCCTCTGGATGTTTTGGATGAAAAATATTATTCAATATTCATAGCGAGATCTCGAACATTTGGAACTTGTTTGTCTAATTGTGATTGATTCACTGTTATGCTTCTGCCCGCTACATCTTTTTGTCCAGCAGTAAGGGATGCTATCGGTATTCCTAACGCACCAGAAACTACGGATGCTGAGTTTGCATCACTAACTTCATATTGGAACATAGCTTTGAAAGCTCGCTTATTGCCTGGCGTAGCAGCACCATTTGGGTGAACACAGAATACTTGAGGGCTGTTTTGCCAAACACTCCAGATCTCTTCTCCTATTTCGCTTACAACGGTTCTAAACGCTGAGGCAGATGAGCTATTCATTTGTGTAAGTCTATTACCGACATACATATATATGAGAGGCGCTTGCATCCTCCAACGTCTTGATTCTATAACAAATTCAGAGAGAGGTTCACCAGCGTGGCGTTGTACACCATAAACTAGCGATAATATAGCTTTTACAGCACGCTTAGACGAACCATCGGCAGAGAAAGGAATAAGTAATCTGTCAGATGCTGACAATGCTAATTCTGTATAAATAGAAAAGCTTGGATTGCAATCAACAAAAACACAGCAATCCTCATTATTCCATGAAATCCTAATATCATCAATTAGGTCACGAATCCATAAATGAACGCTTCTCCAAGCATCCTGTGGTCCTGGGTTGGCAGCACTAGAAACTCGGGATGACTGTGTTTCTAGTTGCTCATCACCAACAACTAAGTAGACGTTATTTGGAATGCGTCTATTTAGGGGAAATACTTGAGTAATATAATTTGCCCCAGAATTTGGAGACACATATGGGCTTCTTATTCTTTCATCAATGTAGCCGGAGATAGTTCTTTTAGGTTGCTGCGTATGAATTCTGGTGAGCTGATTTTCCCCTTCAATCATTCCTCCTAACAACATAGATGAAGAATTGGCTTGAGGACAAAGATCCACAACAAGCACTTTTTTCTGTGGGTTCTGTCTGGCGTACTCGGAAGCTAACTGGAATGTCAGATAGCTCTTCCCAACACCGCCTTTGTTGTTCCAAATTGCGTAAATAGACATGCTATATAGATCCTTATTGTTTCACCAAGACATTCTACAAAAAGTTAATCTATTACTGTTAATAAAATTAAAAATAAATTTAACTAGTTGATTTTAATGATTTTTTACATCTTTTCCTTTAGGGTGGCATGATTCAGTATGACATATGTACATGTTTAAGTTACATCTTTGAGGTGACACATGCCTCGCACAATGGACCCAAGCGTTTTTCTGGTCTGTTTTCATGACTTATCATCCCTAGAGCGCAGATCTCACACTGTTTAGCTCCGGATAAATTTTCAAAATCCCCCTTCTAGTTGTTTGCTGACCCTCCCCCTCCTTTTCGCCAAGCTCTGCCTTGCATCTATTACCCGTAAAAGGAGGTTCCCATGCACATAGCACCGCTGCGGGCGTTGTGTCTCGCAGGCAGTCTGTTCACCGCACTGTCCGTCCAGGCCAGTGAGAAAGACGAATTGGCCCTGGTCATGAAGCAGTTGGATCAGGTGCAGGCCAGCCTAGAGCGCGCCCGTGTGATGGCGGTTCAGGACGGTCAGTCCGGGCGTTTTCATTTTGACTATCTGCGGGCCACGCAGGACGTCAACACGATGCGCAGGGGGATTGAGTTTTACCTCGAACCTTCCCGTGCTCAACCCACCACATCGTCAGTCTCCGGGCAATATCGCCAGGAGCGTCGGTAATGAATGAAACACAGACCGCCGCGTTTAAAGCCGCTGCTGGCAACGTCGAGCCCGCCGTCCTGAACCTGCTGTTTATCGGTTCATTGATAGCGGTATTGACGCTGTGGGCAGGGTGGGGATTTGTTCACGTCTATCGGGGCTATGCGGCAGGCAACATCAAAGGGGCTGCCGTTCAACGCTTCGTGGTGCGTGTCGTCATCTTGCTGTTGGTCAGTCTGTATTTGTTCGCCAGTTAATCATTTATCTCTTCTTTATTTGTAAGGAAACCATCATGAATCTGCAGTCTCTTCTCTCTTCCTCCCGCCGTGTCGCACAGCGTGTCCGTCAGTCCACCCTGCTGCTGGCGTTAACGGCAGTCACGTCCGCCCAGGCAGCTTTACCGACCGTGGAAGGCCCAAAATCCAGCACCGACAGTTCATTCTACGGCCAGATTTCTGGCTATGTGAATGACGGCATCGTGCTGGGTGGCTTAATTCTGGCGGCTGTGGCGCTGCTGGTTGTGGCGAACGCCATTATTGCCACCTTTGCTGAAGTGCAGCAGGGAAAATCCACTTGGGCCAAATTCGGTATGTTGGTCGTGGTCGGTATCGTGCTTGTGGTCGCTGTCATCTGGCTGGCAACCAAAGCGGCCACGGTCATCGTAGGCTAAGGCAGGTACGGTATGGCGACCATCTCGTTTTTGCCTGACAGGCTCAATGCCGAGCCTATCGTGTTCAAAGGCTTTACTACGCCGGAGCTGTTTATGACAGCGGGGTTGAGCGTACTGGGCGGCCTGGTGGTCGCCATACCCTTTGCGCCGTTCATCGGCTGGCTGGCTTTTCCTACTGTCAGCTTATTGATGCCGCTGTTTACGGTGTTCTTCGGCGGCAAGCTGATGGCCCGCTTCAAGCGCGGTAAACCGGAGAACTATCTGTACCGGCGTGTTGAGCTGTGGCTGAGCCGTCAGCGGATGGGCAATCCCCACTTGATACACCGTAACCAGACCTGGGCATTGCGCCGTTCAACGCCGGTCATTCGCCAGTTCCAGGAGGAATTTGATGAGTAAGTACAGAAGTGCGGTCAATGCGCGTGACCGCCATATTTCAACCCTGCGTGGAGCCTGCGGGGTGTTGATGGTTCTGCTGATGATAGCCCTTGCTGGCTGGATGTTGTCACCGCGCAACCTGACCGTTCATAACCCGCCCGATCTGCGCTCGGGCTCGACCCGCGCCTGGTGGGAGGTTCACCCGTCCACCGTCTACAGCTTTGCCTTTTACATCTTCCAGCAACTTAACTCTTGGCCGAAAGACGGCAATACCGACTACCCGTACCGTATCAGCACTCTCTCTGCCTACCTGACGCCGACCTGTGAAGAGTGGCTGAACAAGGATGCAAAACAGCGTTCGTCCGCCGGGGAGTTACGGGAGCGCGTCCGGGGGATCTCGGAAGTACCGGGACGCGGTTACAAGGATGACAGCGTGACAGTAGTGAGCCGCGATAGCTGGATTGTGCGCCTGGATCTGGTGGCCGATGAGTATTACCACACCGAACCGGTCAAACGCGCACTGGTGCGCTACCCGCTGAAGATTGTGCGCTGGGATCAGAACCCGGAAGCCAATCCGTTTGGTCTGGCACTTGATTGCTACGCCGATATTCCCCAACGCCTGGAAGCGGCCCCGGTCGCGCCGGTTGAGAAGAAAGGACTGTTCTGATGCGTATAAAACATCATTATCTGCCGCTGTGCCTGGCGTTGCTGGGTACGGTAGGCATACTGGGTGCCCCTCTGCCGGTCGAGGCGGTAGAACTGATGAAGTGGGAGCGTATTCCACTGCAGGTGCCACTGACCGTGGGGCAGGAACGCATTGTGTTTGTAAACAAGAATGTGCGTGTGGGTTTCCCTCCCGAGTTGAACGGTAAGCTGCGGGTACAGAGCACCGGCGGTGCCGTGTACCTGCAGGCGAGCAGCGCCTTTGCCACCACTCGACTGCAACTGCAGGACGTGGAAAACGGCGAGCTTATCCTGCTGGATATCACTGCCCTGGAGGGCAAGCAGGTGCGTGAGCCGGTGAGCCTGGTCTATCAGGGTGACGTTTCCAGTGCGACCGGCAGTGATAACACCTCGGTCAGTGCAGAAGAGACGGCCACAACCCAGGGTAAGGGCCAGATCTCTGCCAAAGACAACACCCCGCGTATTACGACGCCCCTGCCGATTGCCCTGACGCGTTATGCGGCACAACGTCTGTATGCCCCCTTGCGTACGATTGAAGCGTTGCCGGGGGTACACGCCATTTCGCACGGTCTGTCATCGAACATCACTTCTCTGCTGCCTTCCGAGCCGGTCACGGTGCGCCCACTGGCGGCCTGGGGTGTTCAGGGGGTCAACGTGGTAGCCCTGAAGCTGACCAATCAGCGGTCGGGGAAAGTGGTACTTGACCCGCGTCGTTTGCAGGGCACCTTCCATTCGGCGACCTTCCAGCATCGCTGGCTGGGTGCTGCCGGTACACCGGAAGACACCACCCTGCTGTACCTGGTGATGCAGGGACGCCCGGACGCGGCATTTCTGCCAGAGCCGGTGGCCCCTGCCGTGAAGGGCAAGGCGCGAACCTCATCAAGAGGGCAGACTCATGCAAATTAAATCCAATACCCTGCTGAAAGTCCTGGTGCCGGTGGTGCTGTTTATTGCCATCGCCATTGGGGTGAAATCCTGTGGTTCAGGTACCCCACCGGTCTCATCGACCGTCAAAACGAATACGGTGGCTGACCTGACCGATGAGGAGCTGCAGATCCTCGGTATCGAGGGGGATACCCCGGAAGATACCCTGCGAACCCTGGTGGCACGTCTGAAGGTTATCCAGGACAAGCAGGCCAGTCTGGAGCGGCAGAATGTCACGCTGTCGGAAGAGAACGCCACCCTCAAAGAAGGCGGAGTGAATGTGGATAACCGCATTCGTGATGCGGTCAATGTGGCGAAGCAGGAAGAGGTGCAGGCCCGGCAGAAACTTCAGGCGGAGCAGCAGCGCCTGGCAACGCTGATTGAAAATCTGAAGGGGATGGGCGGTCAGTCAGGTCAGACGCCGTCTGCCGGTTCATCCGCATCAGGGCAGGGACAGCAGGGTGATTTGCCGATTGGGCTGGGCCTGGAGGGCAGTGACGGGGCAACGGGCACTGTGAGTGGCGGCGTGATGTGGATTGAGCCACAGGACGCCGTGCAGCTTGACCGCAACGGTAAACCGGTCATCGGGGCCGCTGCCGTGGGCACGGCGGCAGGCACCGGCAGTTTCCAGTTCCCGAGTTCCTTTGCCAGCCTGGATGATAACGCTATTTCGCGCCAGAAAGCCGATTTGGACCGGGCGGCGAAAAATCAGCAGGCCATCGAGGAAGCGACACCGGTGTACACACTGCCGGAGAACTCGACGCTGATTGGTAGCCGTGGCATGACAGCGCTGCTGGGCCGGGTGCCGATTGATGGGAAAGTCACCGATCCGTACCCGTTTAAAGTGCTTATCGGCAAAGAGAACCTGACCGCCAACGGTATCGAGCTGCCGGACGTGGAAGGGGCGATTGTCTCCGGCACCGCCACCGGCGATTGGGTATTGTCCTGTGTCCGGGGCGAAGTGCATTCCATTACCTTTGTCTTTACCGATGGCACCGTGCGTACCGTGCCGTCTCCGGCCAAATCCAGCGACGGCAGCAACGGCAAATCGAACGGCGGCAGTATTGGCTGGTTGTCCGATGAGAACGGGGTGCCGTGTCTGTCCGGGGAGCGCAAATCCAACGCCTCGACGTACCTGCCGACTCTGTTCGCGTTGTCGGGGGCCGGTGCAGCGGCGGATGCGATGGCCAACAGCCAGACGACCACCTCAGTGGACGGTACCACGGTGACCAGTACGCTGACCGGCAGTGCCGGGCAGGCGGCGTTGGGTAAAGCGCTGTCGGGTGGCACCAACGAGCTGGCTGATTGGGTGAAAGCGCGTTACGGCCAGATGTTTGACGCCGTGTATGTCCCACCGGGTGCCCAGGTGGCCGTGCATATTACCCGCCAAATCCCGATTGACTATGAAGAACAGGGCCGCAAGGTTCGGTACGATTTTGATATCCGCCAGCAGCATGCGCTGGATTGAGGAGGTTTTGATGAAACAGCACTTTTTACCTTTATTGTGCCTGACCGTGTTGCTGGCTGGCTGCAGTACCACCAAAGATGAAATGCTGCCACCGGGGGATTCTACCATGCTGGAGCTGTGGCAAAACAAAGGCTCGTCGGCACGGACGGCCACCGAGGCCCGCAGCACATTACGCCGGGGATTGACCGATGACGACAGCGCTGCCCGTCAGGCCATCGAGGAGAGCTATACCCGGACGGCGGAAAACGAGATCCAGCAGGTGTTCCCGCGCCTGCCGAACCCCGATATGGTGATTTATATCTACCCGCACATGGCGGGAAATGAGCCCGCGCCGGTGCCGGGCTACAGCTCGGTATTCCCGTTTTACAGCCGGGTACAGTATGCGCTACCGGGTGAACGTACGGAGGCGCTGTAATGTTCTCATTATTTAGCAAGAAGAAAATTGGCAAACAGGCTCCCGCAGCAGCAGAAGACGATGGCCTGGATACGGCGGTCTTGACACGTGAGCCGCAGATGAAAACCGGCAAGCTGACGGTGGCCGAGGAAAAGGCACTTTACCCGAACAACCCGACGTTTGTGGATTACCTGCCGTGGGCCGAGTACCTGCCGCGCAGCCAGTGCCTGTTGCTCGATGACGGGGTATCGGTCGGGGCGGTGTTTGAGATTGTGCCGGTGGGTACCGAAGGGCGGACGCCGGAGCGGCTGGAGGAGATCCGCGATGTGGTGGAAGACGCCCTGCAGGACAGTTTTGAGGAGCGGGATTCGCACCCGTGGGTGGTGCAGTTCTTCTGTCAGGATGAAACCGACGTCACCGAATACCTGGATCAACTGCGTGCTTACGTCAAGCCCTGGGCGCAGGGTACGACGTTTACTGAAGCCTATCTCACCGAGATGGAACGGCATATGCGCGGGATTGCGGTACCCAAGGGGCTGTTTATCGATAAGGCGATCACCGGCGCACCCTGGCGCGGTCAGCAACGCCGTACCCGGATGGTGGTCTATCGCTATGTCAATCCGGCACTGCGTGAGCCCCATGCGCCCGAAGAGGCGTTGAACCAGGTTTGTGAACGTCTCTCGTCAGCGCTGGCCGGTGCCGGTGTTGTGGCGGCCCGTCAGAATGGGGAGCAGATCCATGCCTGGTTGCTGCGCTGGTTTAACCCCGAGCCTGACTGGGTCGATAAAGAGATCTTGTATCGCACGGCTGCGCACCAGGATGATGAGTCGGGTGTGTTACCGGTGGAAAATGATTTCAGTGAGACGGTGCTGTTTTCACCGCCGCGTTCTGACGTGGAGCGCGGCGTGTGGTGGTTTGATGGACTGCCGCACAAGGCGGTCACGGTCGACCGGCTGCGCCGGGCGCCCACCGTGGGGCACCTGACGGGGGAGACGCGAAAAGGGGAAAATATCAATGCGCTGATGGATTTACTGCCGGAAGGGACAGTGGCCTCGCTGACACTGGTGGTGCAGCCCCAGGACGTGCTGGAAGAGCGCTTTAATCACCTGGCGAAGAATGCCATCGGCGAGAATACCGAGTCGGAGCGGGTGCGTGAAGACTCGGAAACCGCCAAGCGTTATCTGGGGGAAAAGCACAAGCTGTACCGGGGCAGCATGACCTTCTATCTGAAGGCCCCGACAGTCAAGGTGCTGAATACCCGCCAGCGTGACTTGACGGCAGTCTTGTTGAA comes from Yersinia canariae and encodes:
- a CDS encoding RAQPRD family integrative conjugative element protein, with the translated sequence MHIAPLRALCLAGSLFTALSVQASEKDELALVMKQLDQVQASLERARVMAVQDGQSGRFHFDYLRATQDVNTMRRGIEFYLEPSRAQPTTSSVSGQYRQERR
- a CDS encoding TIGR03758 family integrating conjugative element protein, which encodes MNETQTAAFKAAAGNVEPAVLNLLFIGSLIAVLTLWAGWGFVHVYRGYAAGNIKGAAVQRFVVRVVILLLVSLYLFAS
- a CDS encoding ParA family protein — protein: MSIYAIWNNKGGVGKSYLTFQLASEYARQNPQKKVLVVDLCPQANSSSMLLGGMIEGENQLTRIHTQQPKRTISGYIDERIRSPYVSPNSGANYITQVFPLNRRIPNNVYLVVGDEQLETQSSRVSSAANPGPQDAWRSVHLWIRDLIDDIRISWNNEDCCVFVDCNPSFSIYTELALSASDRLLIPFSADGSSKRAVKAILSLVYGVQRHAGEPLSEFVIESRRWRMQAPLIYMYVGNRLTQMNSSSASAFRTVVSEIGEEIWSVWQNSPQVFCVHPNGAATPGNKRAFKAMFQYEVSDANSASVVSGALGIPIASLTAGQKDVAGRSITVNQSQLDKQVPNVRDLAMNIE
- a CDS encoding helix-turn-helix domain-containing protein encodes the protein MKELDSENRKLFNPSRLRLARIRRKMTLKELAEATGLSSRIIIEYEKEYCLYAPTDATISAYVNALKYPESFFFGDDIESINPNTVSFRSLRKTKAAEQHAAIGVGGLGVMVSNYFDEKFKLPAVDVPDMRGSEPETAAESLREAWGLGKKSIGNVIHLLEKHGAKVFFLAEDTADIDAFSFWKDGIPYVFLNTKKTGERSRFDAAHELGHLVLHRHGIPQGQDVEKEADSFASCFLMPKENILAAKLAFPTLDKIIQLKANWRVSAMALIVRMRNAGALSDWQYNSLMRDASVKGYRTGEPGGIERERSLIIEKVIENLSLDGISMAVIANTLNIPIDELSNLLFGVSIVQGSGGQSSKSKAALRLV
- a CDS encoding TIGR03751 family conjugal transfer lipoprotein, coding for MKQHFLPLLCLTVLLAGCSTTKDEMLPPGDSTMLELWQNKGSSARTATEARSTLRRGLTDDDSAARQAIEESYTRTAENEIQQVFPRLPNPDMVIYIYPHMAGNEPAPVPGYSSVFPFYSRVQYALPGERTEAL
- a CDS encoding TIGR03752 family integrating conjugative element protein — encoded protein: MQIKSNTLLKVLVPVVLFIAIAIGVKSCGSGTPPVSSTVKTNTVADLTDEELQILGIEGDTPEDTLRTLVARLKVIQDKQASLERQNVTLSEENATLKEGGVNVDNRIRDAVNVAKQEEVQARQKLQAEQQRLATLIENLKGMGGQSGQTPSAGSSASGQGQQGDLPIGLGLEGSDGATGTVSGGVMWIEPQDAVQLDRNGKPVIGAAAVGTAAGTGSFQFPSSFASLDDNAISRQKADLDRAAKNQQAIEEATPVYTLPENSTLIGSRGMTALLGRVPIDGKVTDPYPFKVLIGKENLTANGIELPDVEGAIVSGTATGDWVLSCVRGEVHSITFVFTDGTVRTVPSPAKSSDGSNGKSNGGSIGWLSDENGVPCLSGERKSNASTYLPTLFALSGAGAAADAMANSQTTTSVDGTTVTSTLTGSAGQAALGKALSGGTNELADWVKARYGQMFDAVYVPPGAQVAVHITRQIPIDYEEQGRKVRYDFDIRQQHALD
- a CDS encoding PFL_4703 family integrating conjugative element protein — encoded protein: MSKYRSAVNARDRHISTLRGACGVLMVLLMIALAGWMLSPRNLTVHNPPDLRSGSTRAWWEVHPSTVYSFAFYIFQQLNSWPKDGNTDYPYRISTLSAYLTPTCEEWLNKDAKQRSSAGELRERVRGISEVPGRGYKDDSVTVVSRDSWIVRLDLVADEYYHTEPVKRALVRYPLKIVRWDQNPEANPFGLALDCYADIPQRLEAAPVAPVEKKGLF
- a CDS encoding TIGR03745 family integrating conjugative element membrane protein, giving the protein MNLQSLLSSSRRVAQRVRQSTLLLALTAVTSAQAALPTVEGPKSSTDSSFYGQISGYVNDGIVLGGLILAAVALLVVANAIIATFAEVQQGKSTWAKFGMLVVVGIVLVVAVIWLATKAATVIVG
- a CDS encoding TIGR03749 family integrating conjugative element protein → MRIKHHYLPLCLALLGTVGILGAPLPVEAVELMKWERIPLQVPLTVGQERIVFVNKNVRVGFPPELNGKLRVQSTGGAVYLQASSAFATTRLQLQDVENGELILLDITALEGKQVREPVSLVYQGDVSSATGSDNTSVSAEETATTQGKGQISAKDNTPRITTPLPIALTRYAAQRLYAPLRTIEALPGVHAISHGLSSNITSLLPSEPVTVRPLAAWGVQGVNVVALKLTNQRSGKVVLDPRRLQGTFHSATFQHRWLGAAGTPEDTTLLYLVMQGRPDAAFLPEPVAPAVKGKARTSSRGQTHAN
- a CDS encoding TIGR03747 family integrating conjugative element membrane protein, which encodes MAQASSSPQPVQQAQPPKPHGVLMTVLWDMPWRVVGMLLVSLLFSLIVEYIGIAFFWPELGAEHSRAVMVTESGYFSEGFTRSLLLSAPVTTVSTWITVGYQWLFVNSGFLGWLQSAQSSNSGNALTDGLNVSGAWLIQVAREYLMASMYVTLVFLMRVTILVLSVPLFVLVALVGIVDGMVRRDLRRYGAGYESSFLYHHAKRFVKPAVYIPCILYLSAPFSVYPNLLLLPAALLMGLAISVTMGSFKKYL
- a CDS encoding TIGR03750 family conjugal transfer protein encodes the protein MATISFLPDRLNAEPIVFKGFTTPELFMTAGLSVLGGLVVAIPFAPFIGWLAFPTVSLLMPLFTVFFGGKLMARFKRGKPENYLYRRVELWLSRQRMGNPHLIHRNQTWALRRSTPVIRQFQEEFDE